The Planococcus halocryophilus nucleotide sequence CGAGCAGTCCCCATGAAAGTTCCACCCGACCCTGCTCCTGCAACGAAAACGTCGATTTCTCCATCCAACGCATTCCATAATTCAGGTCCAAGCGTTCGGACATACGTTTCTGGATTGGCCGGATTTGAAAATTGCGAAGGCGAAAATGCATTTTGTTCTTCAACCAATTGCTCTGCTTTTTTGATGGCACCTTTAATGCCTTCTTCCGTCGGTGTGTTAATGACTTCCGCTCCTAATGCGCGCATCAAGCCTTGTTTTTCTTGGCTAAATTTTTCTGGTACCACAAATTTCACGTGATACCCTTTGCCGATTGCAGCAACTGCCAAACCAATACCGGTATTGCCGGCAGTTGGTTCGATTATTGTGCCACCTGGTTTGAGGACACCCCGTTTTTCAGCATCTTCAATAAGCGAAACCCCTAAACGGTCTTTGACACTACCACCAGGATTAAAATATTCAAGCTTAGCAAAGATGCGACAACCGTTTGGAATTCGACTATGCGTTAATTCTATTAATGGTGTGTCACCAATCAATTGTTGAATGTTTGTTACATAGTTCATCGATATTCTCCTTAGTTCGCACTTTCAGCGAATACTTGAGTCCATTGCTCTTTTTTCGCTAACATTTCACGCGCCAATTCTTTCGCGCCTTCTAAACTATGGCTTGCAGCCCATCCGCATTGCACTTCATTGCACGCTGGCACTTCGTTTGCTTCTATGACGTCTTTTAATGTGTTTTCTAAAATGCGAAGGATTTCATCATAGTCATCAAGATTAATAACAGACAAATAAAAGCCTGTTTGGCAACCCATCGGTCCGATATCGACGATGTCATCGGAATGATTGCGGCTATGTTCAGCCAACATATGTTCAAGAGAATGAAGACCCGGCATTTCCATATGCTCTTTGTTTGGCTGCTTGAAACGGATATCATATTTGCGAATCGTATCGCCTTTAGTCCCGGTTTTTTCTCCTGCTAAACGGACATACGGTGCCACCACTTTTGTGTGATCTAAGTTAAAACTTTCAACATTCATTTTTTTCATCTCTATCGCTCCTTATATTTTAGTTGCTTCTATCAAAAAGACGTAGTTGTTCATCTTCGACAAGTTTACGGTAAACCCTGCTTTTGTGATTAACTCTTTTAATTTTGGAACCGTCGTGTAGTACTCGCGATTCAAATCTTCTACTAAATTGATATGACCTCTTGCTTGTTCAAAAGCAATCATTTCTTTCTTACTTTGTTCTGAATCAAACACGGTATCTGCAAAAATCACTTTACCACCAGTTGACAGTTTTTCGGCATAAATCTGAAACGCCTGGGCTTTTTCAACATCTGTTAAATGATGAAATGCATATGAACTTACAAAACTTTGCGGAAAAATCGGTGTTTCAAATTCTAAAAAATCTCCATCTACCACTGTTAAATTCGGTATTTTTTGAGCAGTCACTTTCCGCATCGCTTGGTTTGGTTCGACTCCGACTACCTCTAGATCTCGCTCAAGTAATTTTTTCGTCAAATTACCCGTACCAACGCCAAATTCTATGACAGGTCCAATAGCTGCCTCGGCAACTGCCTGTAAGATTTCATTATATTTTAAGAAAACATCTTTATATTCTTCGTCATTTCCATTCACTGATTCATCATACGTATGCACCCATTCATCAAATATCTCTACAAATTCACGTCCCATAAAAATGCCTCCTTAGGTTTTTATACAAAACCAATAGACTTACTAGGCTTTATTAAATCATATTGCTTTGAAGGTTTCAAGTATTGTGGAACAAGTCGTTTACTCTTTTGCCACGAAAAAAAGCCAGGCTCATATGCCTGGCTTTGATTTTAAACTTTAAGAACGTGCGACTGATTTTCTTTATCGCCGATTAATATTACGAGCAGTTTTTCAAACTGAGGCAACGATTGCTGGACGATTCGGCCAGTCAGCAATGCCACGGCAATCGTCCCAATGCCAACCGGCCCTCCGAGTAACCAACCGAGCAATGCGACACCTACTTCAATCCCTGCACGAACAACACTTATACTCAAACCAGTTTTATGAACAAGTAGCATCATCAAGCTATCTCGTGGACCCGCACCGATTTTGGGCGATACATAAAGACCCACACCGTACCCCGAAATGACAATGCCCGCTGATAGGATTATTATTTGTCCAACTAGCGTATGAATGTCTGGAATTAAATAATTAAAAATATCGATAAAGATACCCACTAATACCATATTCAAAAAAGTGCCGATTTGTGGAACTTGGCGTGTGAAAAAAGCCGTGATTGCAATGATTGTGAATCCAGCAATCACAGACCATGTACCAATGGTCAGTCCGAAATTCAAGTATAAACCAACATGCAAAACATCCCATGGGCCGATGCCTAGTTTGCTACCTTTAATGGTCATCGTAAAACCAAGAGCCAAAACGATCAAACCAATAATAAAAAACAACCAGCGATAAAATAACGCACGCTTCATCCAAATCCTTCTTTCTATATGTTGATATGAAAAATCCATCCATTCACAAAGAATGGATGGAGGCATTATTGAATTGATGCGGTCAACTCAGCAAAATGACCTTTTGTTACAGACACAAGTTCGGTTGGAGCGAGTTTTATTTGCATGCCGATTTTACCGGCAGAAACGATCAGTTCGGACAATTTCTCGGCTTCTGCAGAAATGAACGTTGGAAATGGTTTTTTCATTCCAACAGGTGAACAGCCGCCTCGGACATAGCCTGTTAGTGACAAAATATCTTTCACGGGAATCATGTCGATTTTCTTTTCACCAGCGGATTTCGCTGCTTTTTTCAGGTCTAATTCTTGTGCTACAGGAATAACAAAGACATAAGTTTGCTTTGATGCACCTGATGCGACGAGTGTTTTATAGACAAGTTCTGGCGGATAGCCGATTTTGCTGGCTACTGAAACACCATCCACTTTGCCGTCTTCAACTGTGTAGTAGAGCAATTCGTAAAGAATTTCTTCTTTATCAAGCATTCGTGCAGCATTCGTTTTTGCAATTTTCTTTGCCATGACATCTTCTCCTTGCTTTGAAAAGATTCGTTAGTCACAGCATACCATCATCCGCAGCGGGATTCTATTCGCTTTGCCCTAATAATTTTTTTAGCGCATCGGCCATTGCTGTATTTTGTGGGGCATCGTCTTGTTGATTCAAGTATTTATTGACATCTTTTTTATTGGCTTTTGATTGGCCTGATTTTTTGCGTTTTTCAAATGCCGATAATTTTTCGCGGTGACCGCATTTGCAAACGAAAATTTTGCCGTCTCCTTCACCTTGCAATTCTAATTTCTTATGGCAATTTGGGCAGCGCGCATTGGTTTGCATCGCTACTTGTTTTTTATAGCCGCATTCGCGGTCTTGGCAAACGTTCATCTTGCCGCGTTTGCCGTTGACTTCAAGAAGCGGTTTCCCACAATCCGGGCACATTTTGCCGGTAATGTTATCGTGCTTGAACTTCTTATCGCTTTTTTTAATATCCGAAACCGACTTTTCAGCGAACGCAATCATTTCTGTAATAAACTGCTCCTTTTTCAATTGGCCTTTGGCAATTTTCGTTAATTGCTGTTCCCAATCGGCAGTAAGTTTCGGTGATTTCAAATCTTCTGGAACTAGTTCAAGCAATTGACGACCTTTTGAGGTAATCGTTAAATCTTTGCCTTTTTTCTCGATCAAGAAGGTATTGAATAATTTATCGATAACGTCAGCTCGTGTAGCGACTGTACCTAATCCGCCTACTTCACCTAAGGTTTGAATGACTTCTTTAGTTTCGCCGCTCATAAACTGCGCTGGGTTTTCCATGGCACCAAGTAACGTTCCTTCATTGAAAAAAGCGGGCGGTTTGGTTTTGCCATCTGTTAATGCAATGCCTTTAAGCGTCAACTTTTGGTCTTTTTCAAACGCTGGTAATGTCGTGTCGTTGCTATCGTCTTCGTCTTTGTAAATGCGTTTCCAGCCTTCATTGCGAACGGTATTGCCTTTAGCTTGGAACGTCTCTCCTCCAGCAGTCAGCTTAACTGTCGTTTGATCATATTCGTATTGCGGATAAAATACCGCGAGAAAACGTTTGACGATCATGTCGTATAATTTATGCTCTTTGTCCGAGAGATCGTGTAATGGTGGCGTTTCTTCCGTCGGGATAATGGCATGGTGATCGGAAACTTTGGCGTCATCGATCACGCCTTTTTGAGGTGCCACTGGATTTTTCAATATCATTGAAGCTGCGCTGCGGTATGGTCCCATTTGTACTGCCTTGATGCGGTCTTTTAGCGTATCGCGCATATCGCTCGTCAAATGCTTCGAGTCAGTCCGCGGATACGTCACGATTTTATAACGCTCGTACAAATTTTGCAGCGTGTTCAGCGTCTCTTTTGCTGACCAGCTATAGCGTTTATACGCTTCTTTTTGCAATTCCGTTAAGTCGAATAAAGGCGGTGCAGGCTGACGTTTCGGCGTAATTTTAATATCCGTTACGGTGCCTTCATGCGTGTTTTCGAGTTTATTGAATAGCTTATCGATTTTTTCTTTATCAAACGATTGGGTCGAATTGCCATCTGTCCATGTAAATGTTGCTTGGTCGGTAATAGCTTGCATGCCGTAATAAGGCTTCGGCTGGAAATTGCGAATTTGGTTTTCCCGTTCGGCAATCATGGCGAGCGTCGGCGTTTGCACGCGACCTGTTGATAATTGCGCGTTGTATTTA carries:
- a CDS encoding DNA topoisomerase III gives rise to the protein MKSIVLAEKPSVARDIARVLGCEQKGNGYLEGKQYIVTWALGHLVTHAQPEQYNNDFKEWKMDTLPIIPKPFKLVPIKQSMKQFNAVKSQLQRGDVKEVIIATDAGREGELVARWILEKTNTRKPVKRLWISSVTDKAIKDGFNNLKEGRAYENLYAAAVARAEADWVVGINATRALTVKYNAQLSTGRVQTPTLAMIAERENQIRNFQPKPYYGMQAITDQATFTWTDGNSTQSFDKEKIDKLFNKLENTHEGTVTDIKITPKRQPAPPLFDLTELQKEAYKRYSWSAKETLNTLQNLYERYKIVTYPRTDSKHLTSDMRDTLKDRIKAVQMGPYRSAASMILKNPVAPQKGVIDDAKVSDHHAIIPTEETPPLHDLSDKEHKLYDMIVKRFLAVFYPQYEYDQTTVKLTAGGETFQAKGNTVRNEGWKRIYKDEDDSNDTTLPAFEKDQKLTLKGIALTDGKTKPPAFFNEGTLLGAMENPAQFMSGETKEVIQTLGEVGGLGTVATRADVIDKLFNTFLIEKKGKDLTITSKGRQLLELVPEDLKSPKLTADWEQQLTKIAKGQLKKEQFITEMIAFAEKSVSDIKKSDKKFKHDNITGKMCPDCGKPLLEVNGKRGKMNVCQDRECGYKKQVAMQTNARCPNCHKKLELQGEGDGKIFVCKCGHREKLSAFEKRKKSGQSKANKKDVNKYLNQQDDAPQNTAMADALKKLLGQSE
- a CDS encoding YczE/YyaS/YitT family protein encodes the protein MKRALFYRWLFFIIGLIVLALGFTMTIKGSKLGIGPWDVLHVGLYLNFGLTIGTWSVIAGFTIIAITAFFTRQVPQIGTFLNMVLVGIFIDIFNYLIPDIHTLVGQIIILSAGIVISGYGVGLYVSPKIGAGPRDSLMMLLVHKTGLSISVVRAGIEVGVALLGWLLGGPVGIGTIAVALLTGRIVQQSLPQFEKLLVILIGDKENQSHVLKV
- a CDS encoding S-ribosylhomocysteine lyase, producing MKKMNVESFNLDHTKVVAPYVRLAGEKTGTKGDTIRKYDIRFKQPNKEHMEMPGLHSLEHMLAEHSRNHSDDIVDIGPMGCQTGFYLSVINLDDYDEILRILENTLKDVIEANEVPACNEVQCGWAASHSLEGAKELAREMLAKKEQWTQVFAESAN
- a CDS encoding class I SAM-dependent DNA methyltransferase, producing the protein MGREFVEIFDEWVHTYDESVNGNDEEYKDVFLKYNEILQAVAEAAIGPVIEFGVGTGNLTKKLLERDLEVVGVEPNQAMRKVTAQKIPNLTVVDGDFLEFETPIFPQSFVSSYAFHHLTDVEKAQAFQIYAEKLSTGGKVIFADTVFDSEQSKKEMIAFEQARGHINLVEDLNREYYTTVPKLKELITKAGFTVNLSKMNNYVFLIEATKI
- the ybaK gene encoding Cys-tRNA(Pro) deacylase gives rise to the protein MAKKIAKTNAARMLDKEEILYELLYYTVEDGKVDGVSVASKIGYPPELVYKTLVASGASKQTYVFVIPVAQELDLKKAAKSAGEKKIDMIPVKDILSLTGYVRGGCSPVGMKKPFPTFISAEAEKLSELIVSAGKIGMQIKLAPTELVSVTKGHFAELTASIQ
- a CDS encoding PLP-dependent cysteine synthase family protein, translating into MNYVTNIQQLIGDTPLIELTHSRIPNGCRIFAKLEYFNPGGSVKDRLGVSLIEDAEKRGVLKPGGTIIEPTAGNTGIGLAVAAIGKGYHVKFVVPEKFSQEKQGLMRALGAEVINTPTEEGIKGAIKKAEQLVEEQNAFSPSQFSNPANPETYVRTLGPELWNALDGEIDVFVAGAGSGGTFMGTARYLKSKKQAVKTVIVEPEGSILNGGPSGPHLTEGIGMEFLPDYMDKTYFEAIHTITDKEAFMAVRELAKTEGLLVGSSSGAAFIAALREAETAKPGSHIVTVFADSSERYMSQQIYDRSFEEEQQ